A section of the Rossellomorea marisflavi genome encodes:
- a CDS encoding methyl-accepting chemotaxis protein — protein MKSFNLNPKKSLQGQMFLNFMIPFAIIGLALFIFVKSITGYIIDEHVLPEFDQILEMNGENLSTFTDENVVNQVIAGEGGESQLTTFLDEYAKGKEGLEYVYVLTRQNGKDYIVGLNGSSDAMVESPFTDDQARAFEEKKSVLTSIYTDKWGSHKSYFVPIDGSDAIIGVDMSTKFIDDLVNTINLFLIGFVVMAILIGGVIAYLFGRNMNKHIQKLVHSMDKMASGDLTEEITTTRKDEIGTLSLKFEHMRGNLIRMIESVKTNADAIDATSVDLVTGFSEMTEASEQIATGTMEEARASESRSQHIERISTGTTSMSDEVKALTEQTGRIDQFTQSTSQRAKEGSDQIVRITDQITRIQKNSQVSHERLMTLENKIVAINRDIDLIKDISDQTNLLSLNASIEAARAGEAGKGFAVVAEEVQNLARLTDSNVKTINQAIQEINQQTAEMMDANKEVNSDIEDGVNLVATSGELFETIFHGVQGLSDEVKKMVSSMDTVQSNTKDSIESIHEIAAISEEGVATLQEIASSSEQQNTTVRTLQTKNSELKAMADSLKEEVQRFKV, from the coding sequence ATGAAATCATTCAATCTGAATCCTAAGAAATCCCTGCAAGGTCAGATGTTCCTGAACTTCATGATTCCATTTGCGATCATCGGACTGGCGCTGTTCATTTTCGTCAAATCCATCACTGGATACATTATCGATGAGCATGTACTTCCGGAATTCGATCAGATCCTTGAGATGAATGGCGAGAATTTATCTACGTTCACCGATGAAAACGTCGTGAATCAGGTAATAGCAGGCGAGGGCGGTGAATCTCAGCTCACGACATTCCTTGATGAGTACGCCAAGGGGAAGGAAGGCCTCGAGTACGTGTATGTGTTGACCCGGCAGAACGGGAAAGACTATATCGTCGGGTTGAATGGGTCATCCGATGCCATGGTGGAATCTCCGTTCACGGATGATCAGGCACGTGCGTTTGAAGAGAAGAAGTCCGTCCTGACATCCATCTATACGGATAAATGGGGAAGTCATAAATCCTACTTCGTTCCAATCGATGGATCGGATGCCATCATCGGTGTCGATATGAGCACGAAGTTCATTGACGACCTCGTCAATACGATCAATCTCTTCCTTATCGGATTCGTGGTCATGGCCATCCTCATCGGCGGTGTCATTGCATACCTATTCGGGCGTAACATGAATAAGCACATCCAGAAGCTCGTCCACTCCATGGATAAAATGGCCAGTGGAGATCTGACAGAAGAAATCACCACGACGAGAAAAGATGAGATCGGGACCCTTTCCCTTAAGTTCGAGCATATGCGCGGGAATCTTATCCGGATGATCGAAAGCGTCAAGACGAATGCCGACGCAATTGATGCCACTAGCGTTGATCTCGTGACCGGCTTTAGCGAGATGACCGAGGCATCGGAACAAATTGCAACGGGAACGATGGAGGAAGCGCGGGCAAGCGAGAGCCGCTCACAGCATATCGAGCGGATCTCAACCGGTACCACCTCCATGTCCGATGAAGTGAAGGCTCTGACAGAACAGACCGGACGCATCGACCAGTTCACACAGAGCACGAGCCAACGGGCCAAAGAAGGGTCCGATCAGATTGTGAGAATCACCGATCAAATCACCCGGATCCAGAAGAACAGCCAGGTCAGCCATGAACGATTGATGACACTGGAAAACAAAATCGTCGCCATCAACCGGGATATTGACCTGATCAAGGACATTTCAGATCAAACCAATCTCCTCTCCCTGAATGCTTCCATCGAAGCAGCCAGGGCAGGAGAAGCCGGAAAAGGGTTTGCTGTCGTGGCAGAAGAGGTTCAGAATCTGGCACGTCTGACTGATTCCAATGTGAAAACGATCAATCAGGCCATCCAAGAGATCAACCAGCAGACTGCTGAAATGATGGATGCCAACAAAGAAGTCAATTCCGATATTGAAGATGGAGTAAACCTTGTGGCCACAAGCGGAGAGCTGTTTGAAACCATCTTCCACGGTGTCCAAGGCCTATCCGATGAAGTGAAGAAAATGGTTTCGAGCATGGATACGGTGCAATCAAACACAAAAGATTCCATTGAATCCATCCATGAAATCGCGGCAATCTCAGAGGAAGGGGTGGCGACGCTTCAGGAAATCGCCTCATCTTCCGAACAGCAAAATACCACGGTCCGAACCCTTCAAACGAAAAACAGTGAGCTGAAGGCCATGGCCGACTCATTGAAGGAAGAAGTTCAAAGGTTCAAAGTTTAG
- a CDS encoding ABC transporter permease, whose product MMTVLRLAIRFLLSRKSRTILSIIGISLGFALMFATNILMTSLEDANEGIAEEKYGRYEIIAGYQTASSFLTDEQVKDIQSYQEVSRTSSFLYPYIGDDHPYQSVTQLQPMYIGVDRVPLTSEHPLGKLSSGTLPGNEEIAIPYSWAKSHHLSIGSELTLPFPPGKDRTVRVSGILAKSEHANFIFLFERKWLSEVTGQSGHTTTVMLDLSDWREKESALQKLNEIDPDLYIDRQVAKDTERSQLGGLKPLVQGLGAAVTLGSTLLLISTLQMSIQERKKEIATLRLIGSKRRQIVWLVMTEATILALVSAFLGIGIGAGLAFMLQGFLSRMSGLTMTGLTFDPSFALLSLVGGMMVTVAGSCLPAVLASRERPLHAYREASIHGHKGGWIRNMLGALAISFALIAALLSGGAKGHLASAALLTVGTGLLLPALFSWTIRALSSLLAPLIRNGTSLARRSTLRQARRSVQIATVTMLACSIGIVGTGVLGTVKQDTMKSIMDRYPLDHILQSNTGLDQDGFSQKLFHDIQELDGVSAVPIYKGKLMITDGWKMHGTDMSTINVDGKPELLTSLQPVDWKVLQQAFPLMILAGALKMSDFNEGGVVITSFMSKKLDLQVGDSISMVRESSYDYGSGKWKRGYETVDLKVTGIIQAFPFSDREDFSFYTSPSWMEANMGPVSLDEIHYTFTDSSNKEEHEAHIQSFVQNEGTSEAISLDKGEELELLHHQFTQRAAFLGISISLICLLALIGLMNNMAGSLKERRREIATMRALGISFRKISRLILAEGILITSAGGILGSLYGTILLQLLLSALDHHSFVMKWSFTGGCLILSPILGMVAVLFPLWQLRRSSILQELAAH is encoded by the coding sequence ATGATGACAGTTCTTCGTTTAGCCATTCGCTTCCTGCTATCCCGGAAGAGCCGGACCATTTTATCCATCATAGGAATCTCACTCGGATTCGCCCTGATGTTTGCCACCAACATCCTGATGACCTCCCTGGAGGACGCCAATGAAGGGATTGCCGAAGAGAAATATGGCCGATATGAAATCATCGCAGGCTATCAAACCGCTTCATCGTTCCTGACGGATGAACAGGTGAAAGACATTCAATCCTATCAGGAGGTGTCCCGCACAAGTTCGTTTCTCTATCCCTACATCGGGGACGATCATCCGTACCAGTCCGTCACCCAGCTCCAGCCCATGTACATCGGTGTGGATCGCGTGCCGTTGACCAGTGAGCACCCCTTGGGGAAGCTTTCTTCCGGTACACTACCGGGGAACGAGGAGATTGCGATTCCATACAGCTGGGCCAAATCACATCATCTTTCCATCGGCTCAGAACTGACCCTTCCGTTCCCCCCGGGTAAAGACCGGACCGTACGGGTGTCAGGAATCCTTGCGAAGAGTGAGCATGCCAATTTCATATTTTTATTCGAGAGAAAGTGGCTTTCGGAAGTAACCGGACAATCAGGCCACACAACGACCGTCATGCTCGACCTCAGTGATTGGAGAGAAAAAGAGTCTGCCCTCCAGAAACTGAATGAGATCGACCCGGATCTATATATTGACCGGCAGGTAGCAAAGGATACCGAACGCAGCCAGCTTGGCGGACTGAAACCTCTCGTCCAGGGACTGGGTGCCGCCGTGACGCTGGGGAGCACACTTCTCCTCATCAGCACCCTGCAAATGTCGATCCAGGAACGGAAGAAAGAAATCGCCACCCTTCGCCTGATCGGATCGAAAAGGCGTCAAATCGTATGGCTGGTCATGACCGAAGCCACCATCCTCGCGCTTGTATCGGCCTTTCTCGGAATCGGCATTGGCGCAGGTCTTGCCTTCATGCTGCAGGGCTTCCTGTCCCGCATGAGCGGACTGACCATGACTGGGCTCACATTCGATCCGTCGTTTGCCCTCCTGAGTCTGGTCGGAGGGATGATGGTCACTGTAGCGGGCAGCTGTCTCCCAGCCGTCCTTGCCAGCCGCGAACGTCCGCTTCATGCATACCGTGAGGCAAGCATTCATGGGCACAAGGGCGGTTGGATCCGGAACATGCTGGGAGCTTTGGCCATCTCCTTCGCCCTGATAGCGGCACTGTTATCAGGGGGAGCAAAGGGACACCTTGCCTCAGCAGCCCTCCTTACAGTCGGGACTGGACTCCTACTCCCTGCCCTTTTCAGCTGGACCATCCGCGCATTGAGCTCCCTTCTTGCCCCCCTGATTCGTAATGGGACCTCCCTTGCGAGACGCAGCACGCTCAGGCAGGCACGACGAAGCGTCCAGATTGCAACCGTGACGATGCTTGCCTGCTCCATCGGAATCGTTGGTACAGGGGTGCTCGGTACAGTCAAACAAGATACGATGAAGAGCATCATGGATCGTTATCCACTCGATCATATCCTTCAGTCGAATACAGGATTGGATCAAGATGGATTTAGTCAAAAATTATTCCACGATATCCAAGAGCTTGACGGGGTATCTGCCGTGCCGATTTATAAAGGAAAGCTCATGATTACCGATGGATGGAAGATGCACGGCACTGATATGAGTACGATTAATGTGGACGGTAAGCCTGAATTGCTCACTTCGCTTCAACCCGTGGACTGGAAGGTGCTTCAACAGGCGTTTCCCCTTATGATTTTAGCAGGGGCACTCAAGATGTCCGATTTCAATGAGGGGGGAGTTGTCATCACGTCCTTTATGTCTAAAAAGCTTGACCTCCAGGTTGGAGATTCCATCTCCATGGTAAGAGAATCAAGCTACGACTATGGCTCAGGTAAATGGAAGAGAGGATATGAAACAGTAGACTTAAAGGTAACCGGTATTATACAGGCATTCCCTTTCAGCGATCGGGAGGATTTCTCCTTCTACACCTCCCCGAGTTGGATGGAAGCGAACATGGGACCTGTCAGCTTGGATGAAATCCACTACACCTTTACCGATTCCTCCAATAAGGAGGAGCATGAAGCACATATTCAATCGTTTGTTCAAAATGAAGGAACATCTGAGGCGATTTCATTGGATAAGGGCGAGGAACTTGAGCTCTTGCATCATCAATTCACCCAAAGAGCCGCTTTTCTGGGAATCTCCATTTCCCTCATATGCCTTTTGGCCCTGATCGGATTGATGAACAATATGGCAGGAAGCCTGAAGGAACGGAGAAGGGAAATCGCGACGATGAGGGCGTTAGGGATATCGTTCAGGAAGATTTCACGCTTGATCCTGGCCGAGGGGATCCTCATTACATCGGCAGGCGGCATCCTGGGCTCCCTTTACGGGACCATCCTGCTTCAGCTTCTCTTGTCTGCCCTGGACCATCATTCATTTGTTATGAAGTGGTCATTCACCGGTGGCTGTTTGATCCTTTCTCCCATCCTCGGTATGGTGGCGGTCCTCTTCCCTCTGTGGCAACTCAGGAGATCCTCCATCCTCCAAGAACTGGCGGCCCACTGA